Proteins found in one Actinokineospora alba genomic segment:
- a CDS encoding PaaI family thioesterase, translating into MTQTQTRTRTFSWDDPQLNAAALGQLSGLELMQAMISGEIPPPPIMRLLDMERMEAEEGRVVVEMRAQEFHYNPLGGVHGGVIATLLDTAAACAVHTTLPARTGYTSLDLTTKFLRPASVASGLLRCEGTVISRGRRTALAQAQLTDEAGRLLAHATSSCLIFEV; encoded by the coding sequence ATGACACAGACTCAGACGCGTACCCGCACCTTCAGCTGGGACGACCCGCAGCTCAACGCCGCCGCGCTCGGGCAGCTCAGCGGGCTGGAACTGATGCAGGCGATGATCTCCGGCGAGATCCCCCCACCGCCGATCATGCGGCTGCTGGACATGGAGCGGATGGAAGCCGAGGAAGGCCGCGTGGTCGTCGAGATGCGCGCACAGGAGTTCCACTACAACCCGCTGGGCGGTGTGCACGGCGGGGTCATCGCCACGCTGCTCGACACCGCCGCGGCCTGCGCGGTGCACACGACGCTGCCCGCGCGGACCGGCTACACCTCGCTGGACCTGACGACGAAGTTCCTGCGTCCCGCTTCCGTGGCGTCGGGCCTGCTGCGCTGCGAGGGCACCGTCATCTCTCGGGGCCGCCGGACCGCCCTGGCCCAGGCCCAGCTGACCGACGAAGCGGGCAGGCTACTGGCCCACGCGACCTCCAGCTGCCTTATCTTCGAGGTCTGA
- a CDS encoding O-acetyl-ADP-ribose deacetylase → MKITTVHGDITEQHVDAVVNAANSSLLGGGGVDGAIHRRGGKAILDECRALRASKYGRGLPTGQAVATTAGELPAQWVIHTVGPGYGADDRVELLASCYRESLRVADELGAATVAFPAVSAGSYGWPAEEAARVAVETVWAADTKVAEARFVLFDETVLRAFQDAVRKAGPTDAAITADLAALPDAHWRRLFARMDGLTNADREVKWGGGNEVKPGVTQLPYPVYSDAIQEIRGMLPIAVFDWPKWIQDNPVFPEGSGLDERPVADAVRLATTYLRGERFSDGAIQQAIENGALRAIVARLRKWSEQEKLG, encoded by the coding sequence TTGAAGATCACCACGGTTCACGGGGACATCACCGAGCAGCACGTCGACGCCGTGGTCAACGCGGCGAACTCCTCGCTGCTCGGCGGGGGCGGGGTGGACGGCGCCATCCACCGCCGCGGCGGGAAGGCGATCCTCGACGAGTGCCGCGCGCTGCGGGCTTCGAAGTACGGCCGCGGTCTCCCCACGGGCCAGGCGGTCGCGACGACGGCAGGCGAACTGCCCGCCCAGTGGGTGATCCACACCGTCGGCCCCGGCTACGGCGCCGACGACCGGGTCGAGCTGCTCGCGTCCTGCTACCGGGAGTCGCTGCGGGTCGCCGACGAGTTGGGCGCCGCGACCGTGGCGTTCCCCGCTGTGTCGGCCGGGTCGTACGGCTGGCCCGCCGAGGAGGCCGCCCGAGTCGCGGTGGAGACGGTCTGGGCGGCTGACACGAAGGTCGCCGAAGCGCGCTTCGTGCTGTTCGACGAGACCGTCCTTCGGGCTTTCCAAGACGCTGTCCGGAAGGCGGGCCCGACGGACGCCGCGATCACCGCGGACCTCGCCGCCCTGCCGGACGCGCACTGGCGGCGGCTCTTCGCGCGGATGGACGGGCTGACCAACGCCGACCGCGAAGTGAAGTGGGGCGGCGGCAACGAGGTCAAACCCGGCGTCACGCAGCTGCCGTACCCGGTCTACAGCGACGCCATCCAGGAGATCAGGGGCATGCTCCCGATCGCGGTCTTCGACTGGCCCAAGTGGATCCAGGACAACCCGGTGTTTCCCGAAGGGTCGGGACTCGACGAGCGCCCGGTCGCCGACGCGGTGCGGCTCGCGACCACCTACCTGCGCGGCGAGCGGTTCAGCGACGGGGCGATCCAGCAGGCCATCGAGAACGGCGCGCTGCGGGCCATCGTGGCCCGGCTGCGGAAATGGTCCGAACAGGAGAAGCTGGGGTAG
- a CDS encoding DinB family protein, with protein MRKPEVFVQADRGLAAVVARIQDDQWDRELPDTMRWISQLVTLRDLVNHHARDDAWVPDVLAGRTIDEVGDQYDGDLLGADPRAGFARWVEIAVDAVERFHDFDRTVHLSYGDFPASEYLLHVTVFRGMGLYDIAEFIGVEPRVPEETVTALYEVIAPKAQDLREMGVFGPEVEVEPDAPLEDRLLGLTGRNLIR; from the coding sequence ATGCGCAAGCCCGAAGTCTTCGTCCAGGCCGACCGGGGGCTCGCCGCCGTCGTCGCCCGAATCCAGGACGACCAGTGGGACCGCGAGCTGCCGGACACGATGCGCTGGATATCGCAGCTCGTCACGCTCAGGGACCTGGTCAATCACCACGCCCGCGACGATGCCTGGGTGCCCGACGTGCTGGCGGGCCGGACGATCGACGAGGTGGGCGACCAGTACGACGGCGACCTGCTCGGCGCCGACCCGCGGGCCGGGTTCGCCCGGTGGGTGGAGATCGCGGTCGACGCGGTCGAGCGGTTCCACGACTTCGACCGGACCGTGCACCTGAGCTACGGCGACTTCCCCGCGAGCGAGTACCTGCTGCACGTGACGGTGTTCCGCGGGATGGGGCTCTACGACATCGCCGAGTTCATCGGCGTCGAGCCGCGGGTGCCGGAGGAGACGGTGACCGCGCTCTACGAGGTGATCGCCCCGAAGGCGCAGGACCTGCGCGAGATGGGGGTGTTCGGGCCGGAGGTGGAGGTCGAACCCGACGCTCCACTGGAGGACCGCCTGCTCGGCCTCACCGGCCGGAACCTCATACGGTGA
- a CDS encoding response regulator transcription factor, giving the protein MPRSFTPPGMARPLEGGLGVALVDGVPLFREGLSALIMRTAGFTWLGATDTPQGAVQFAERYHPNVVLIDSGLDPRSHLSNMLAAANPSLTTLVMIREAHRTTQYVATAIASGVHGVILRSAEPPQIIDAIRAVRADRRYVDPALAQTVAAPRGRLTRVPDATLPLSRREFQVLQLIADGLENQAIAKILYVSVETVRTHVKSILRKLGARDRTHAVAVGFRSGVLLTQESPRQPAPNTPSRTGT; this is encoded by the coding sequence ATGCCACGCAGTTTCACCCCACCGGGGATGGCCAGGCCGCTGGAGGGCGGCTTAGGGGTCGCGCTAGTAGACGGCGTACCACTGTTCCGCGAGGGACTGTCGGCGCTGATCATGCGCACCGCGGGCTTCACATGGCTGGGTGCCACGGACACACCACAGGGGGCGGTGCAGTTCGCCGAGAGATACCACCCGAACGTCGTGCTCATCGACTCCGGACTCGACCCCCGCAGCCACCTGAGCAACATGCTGGCCGCGGCGAACCCGAGCCTCACCACGCTGGTCATGATCCGCGAGGCGCACCGGACAACCCAGTACGTGGCGACCGCGATCGCCTCGGGGGTGCACGGTGTGATCTTGCGCTCGGCGGAGCCGCCACAGATCATCGACGCGATCCGCGCCGTCCGAGCCGACCGCCGCTACGTCGATCCGGCGCTCGCCCAGACCGTCGCCGCGCCCCGGGGGCGGCTGACCAGAGTGCCGGACGCGACGCTGCCGCTGTCCCGGCGAGAGTTCCAGGTGCTGCAACTCATCGCCGACGGGCTGGAGAACCAGGCGATCGCGAAGATCCTCTACGTGTCCGTGGAAACCGTGCGGACCCATGTGAAGAGCATTCTTCGAAAACTCGGCGCCCGTGACCGCACGCACGCGGTGGCCGTGGGCTTCCGGTCCGGTGTACTACTCACGCAGGAATCCCCACGTCAGCCGGCACCGAACACCCCTTCGCGAACGGGCACGTGA
- a CDS encoding acyl-CoA dehydrogenase, which yields MGHYKSNVRDLEFNLFEVFNVQDRLGKGVLAESDEDTARGVLAELNKLAVGPLADSFAEADRNPPVYDPKTFSATLPEAFKKSYKALWDGEWWRLGLTDTLGGFGLPPSVSWAAAELILGSNPALFMYMAGPSFAGVVHNNGTEEQQRWARIMIDRAWGATMVLTEPDAGSDVGAGRTKAFKQDDGSWHIDGVKRFITSGDQDLTENIMHLVLARPEGHGPGTKGLSLFLVPKFHFDSETGDLGERNGAFVTNVEHKMGLKVSTTCEVTFGQHGTPAVGWLLGEVHDGIAQMFQVIEYARMMVGTKAIATLSTGYLNALEYAKERVQGADLPNMVDKAAPRVTITHHPDVRRSLMLQKAYAEGLRAVYLYNATFQDQVWTQEGDEASIKLAERVNDLLLPIVKGVGSERATEQLVQSLQTLGGSGFLQDYPIEQYIRDSKIDSLYEGTTAIQSLDFFFRKIVRDKGQGLAFVAGEITKFIESESGNGRLKQERELLKQALEDVQGMLGALIQYLTASQEDSRNIYKVGQHSVRLLMATGDLMVGWLLQRQAEIALAKLDAGASDKDKPFYEGKVAVASFFAKNVLPELTAGRKIVESADNDLMDIDESVF from the coding sequence ATGGGTCACTACAAGAGCAACGTCCGAGACCTCGAGTTCAACCTGTTCGAGGTGTTCAACGTCCAGGACCGACTGGGCAAGGGCGTTCTGGCCGAATCCGACGAGGACACCGCCCGCGGTGTGCTGGCCGAGCTGAACAAGCTCGCCGTCGGACCGCTGGCGGACTCCTTCGCCGAAGCCGACCGCAACCCGCCGGTCTACGACCCCAAGACCTTCAGCGCCACGCTGCCCGAGGCCTTCAAGAAGTCGTACAAGGCGCTCTGGGACGGCGAGTGGTGGCGGCTGGGCCTGACCGACACGCTGGGCGGCTTCGGCCTGCCCCCGTCGGTGTCGTGGGCCGCCGCCGAGCTGATCCTGGGCTCGAACCCCGCCCTCTTCATGTACATGGCGGGCCCCAGCTTCGCCGGTGTCGTGCACAACAACGGCACCGAAGAGCAGCAGCGCTGGGCCCGGATCATGATCGACCGCGCCTGGGGCGCGACGATGGTCCTCACCGAGCCGGACGCCGGTTCGGACGTCGGCGCGGGGCGCACCAAGGCGTTCAAGCAGGACGACGGCTCGTGGCACATCGACGGCGTCAAGCGCTTCATCACCTCGGGTGACCAGGACCTGACCGAGAACATCATGCACCTGGTGCTGGCCCGTCCCGAGGGACACGGCCCGGGCACCAAGGGCCTGAGCCTGTTCCTGGTGCCGAAGTTCCACTTCGACAGCGAGACCGGCGACCTCGGTGAGCGCAACGGCGCCTTCGTGACCAACGTCGAGCACAAGATGGGCCTGAAGGTCTCCACCACGTGTGAGGTCACCTTCGGCCAGCACGGCACCCCGGCCGTGGGCTGGCTGCTCGGCGAGGTGCACGACGGCATCGCGCAGATGTTCCAGGTCATCGAGTACGCCCGGATGATGGTCGGCACCAAGGCCATCGCCACGCTGTCCACCGGCTACCTGAACGCCCTGGAGTACGCCAAGGAGCGCGTGCAGGGCGCCGACCTGCCGAACATGGTCGACAAGGCCGCCCCGCGCGTCACCATCACCCACCACCCCGACGTGCGCCGCAGCCTGATGCTGCAGAAGGCCTACGCCGAGGGCCTGCGCGCGGTGTACCTCTACAACGCCACCTTCCAGGACCAGGTCTGGACCCAGGAGGGCGACGAGGCCTCGATCAAGCTGGCCGAGCGGGTCAACGACCTGCTGCTGCCGATCGTCAAGGGTGTCGGCTCCGAGCGGGCCACCGAGCAGCTCGTGCAGTCGCTGCAGACCCTCGGCGGCTCCGGCTTCCTGCAGGACTACCCGATCGAGCAGTACATCCGCGACTCGAAGATCGACTCGCTGTACGAGGGCACCACGGCGATCCAGTCGCTGGACTTCTTCTTCCGCAAGATCGTCCGCGACAAGGGCCAGGGCCTCGCGTTCGTCGCCGGTGAGATCACCAAGTTCATCGAGAGCGAGAGCGGAAACGGTCGCCTGAAGCAGGAGCGCGAGCTGCTGAAGCAGGCGCTGGAGGACGTGCAGGGCATGCTCGGCGCCCTCATCCAGTACCTGACCGCGTCGCAGGAGGACTCCCGCAACATCTACAAGGTGGGCCAGCACAGCGTCCGCCTGCTGATGGCGACCGGCGACCTGATGGTCGGCTGGCTGCTGCAGCGTCAGGCCGAGATCGCGCTGGCCAAGCTGGACGCGGGCGCCTCGGACAAGGACAAGCCGTTCTACGAGGGCAAGGTCGCCGTGGCGTCCTTCTTCGCGAAGAACGTCCTGCCCGAGCTGACCGCCGGTCGCAAGATCGTCGAGTCGGCCGACAACGACCTGATGGACATCGACGAGTCCGTCTTCTGA
- a CDS encoding GlsB/YeaQ/YmgE family stress response membrane protein, with product MGVGGIISAIIVGAILGVVGRAIAPGEQKIPWWLTILTGIAAAFVGTLLAKPFGWDKTDGIDFLEIILQVIVAVIAVTLVAGIWAKMRGGTTARH from the coding sequence ATGGGTGTAGGCGGCATTATCAGCGCGATCATCGTCGGGGCCATTCTCGGCGTCGTGGGCCGGGCGATCGCGCCCGGCGAGCAGAAGATCCCGTGGTGGCTGACCATTCTGACCGGTATCGCGGCCGCGTTCGTCGGCACGCTGCTGGCCAAGCCGTTCGGCTGGGACAAGACGGACGGGATCGACTTCCTGGAGATCATCCTCCAGGTGATCGTCGCGGTCATCGCGGTCACACTGGTGGCAGGCATCTGGGCGAAGATGCGCGGCGGGACAACCGCACGGCATTGA
- a CDS encoding VanW family protein — translation MPDDHKWPQEHSWPESHGELTELIPTVPGGPWDAGTEQFRPAEPAEPAVNTAPEGRSWRKPAIIAGAVVGALGLLYGVDLLMSSGEVPRGVTVAGVEVGGMSQTEAERTLREQIEPRLSKPVQVRAGSVEDEIDPTKSGLTLDWPGTLDQAGDQPLNPIVRLTSLFSTREVGVVTGTNDAALDAAVEQLKGKVTRPPVEGGIKFDGATPAMVDPVPGQELDAGKARAALVADWAGGKAVELPVTETPVKTTPEGVKAAFEEVAKPAVAAPVVVKGEGKDAKIEPAVIASALTFEAAEGGGLTPKLDTAKIVEAVKPQLASTEKEGKDAAVVFESGAPTVTPSVDGMGIKYDTAFATLLDVLKKPDPREIKVEYAKTPAKVTTEQANQLGIKEVIGEFTTKGFAADSGVNIRVTAQKVNGAIVKPGETFSLNGHTGPRTAAQGYVEAGVIKDGAPGREVGGGISQFATTLYNASYFAALKDAGHKEHSYYISRYPAAREATVFQDHAGNSVIDIKFTNDSATGIAIQTIWTPSSITVKIWGTKKYTVESVTGGRTAETPPFEKQGPATNCKPSNGAPGFTTSDTRIIRDAATGAEVRRSTRTVKYNPQPKIICPGPPPAG, via the coding sequence GTGCCGGACGACCACAAGTGGCCGCAGGAGCACAGCTGGCCGGAATCGCATGGGGAGCTCACCGAGCTGATCCCCACGGTCCCGGGCGGCCCATGGGACGCGGGGACCGAGCAGTTCCGGCCCGCCGAACCCGCTGAACCCGCCGTAAACACAGCTCCCGAGGGCCGCTCCTGGCGCAAGCCCGCGATCATCGCGGGCGCGGTCGTCGGCGCGCTCGGCCTGCTCTACGGCGTCGACCTGCTGATGAGCAGCGGCGAAGTCCCCCGCGGTGTCACGGTGGCGGGCGTCGAGGTCGGCGGGATGTCCCAGACCGAGGCCGAGCGGACCTTGCGCGAGCAGATCGAGCCGCGCCTGTCCAAGCCGGTCCAGGTCCGCGCGGGCAGCGTCGAGGACGAGATCGACCCGACCAAGTCCGGGCTCACCCTGGACTGGCCCGGCACGCTCGACCAGGCGGGCGACCAGCCGCTCAACCCGATCGTCCGGCTCACCTCGCTGTTCAGCACCCGCGAGGTCGGTGTCGTCACCGGCACGAACGACGCCGCCCTGGACGCGGCCGTCGAGCAGCTCAAGGGCAAGGTCACCCGCCCGCCGGTCGAGGGCGGCATCAAGTTCGACGGCGCGACCCCGGCCATGGTCGACCCCGTGCCCGGCCAGGAGCTCGACGCGGGCAAGGCACGCGCGGCGCTCGTCGCCGACTGGGCGGGCGGCAAGGCCGTCGAGCTGCCGGTCACCGAGACGCCGGTCAAGACCACCCCCGAGGGTGTGAAGGCCGCGTTCGAGGAGGTCGCCAAGCCCGCCGTCGCCGCGCCCGTCGTGGTGAAGGGCGAGGGCAAGGACGCCAAGATCGAGCCCGCCGTCATCGCGTCGGCGCTGACCTTCGAGGCCGCCGAAGGCGGCGGCCTGACGCCGAAGCTGGACACCGCGAAGATCGTCGAGGCGGTCAAGCCCCAGCTCGCGTCCACCGAGAAGGAAGGCAAGGACGCCGCCGTCGTGTTCGAGAGCGGCGCCCCGACCGTGACCCCGTCGGTCGACGGCATGGGGATCAAGTACGACACCGCGTTCGCGACCCTGCTCGACGTCCTCAAGAAGCCGGACCCCCGCGAGATCAAGGTCGAATACGCCAAGACCCCCGCGAAGGTGACCACCGAGCAGGCCAACCAGCTCGGCATCAAGGAGGTCATCGGCGAGTTCACCACCAAGGGCTTCGCCGCGGACTCCGGCGTCAACATCCGGGTCACCGCGCAGAAGGTCAACGGCGCCATCGTCAAACCGGGCGAGACGTTCAGCCTCAACGGCCACACCGGCCCGCGCACCGCGGCCCAGGGCTACGTCGAGGCGGGCGTGATCAAGGACGGCGCGCCGGGACGCGAGGTCGGCGGCGGCATCTCCCAGTTCGCCACGACCCTCTACAACGCGAGCTACTTCGCCGCGCTCAAGGACGCCGGGCACAAGGAGCACAGCTACTACATCAGCCGCTACCCGGCCGCGCGCGAGGCCACGGTCTTCCAGGACCACGCGGGCAACAGCGTCATCGACATCAAGTTCACCAACGACTCGGCCACCGGCATCGCCATCCAGACGATCTGGACGCCGTCGTCGATCACGGTGAAGATCTGGGGCACCAAGAAGTACACGGTCGAATCGGTGACCGGCGGCCGCACGGCCGAGACGCCGCCGTTCGAGAAGCAGGGCCCGGCCACCAACTGCAAGCCCAGCAACGGTGCCCCGGGCTTCACCACCTCCGACACCCGGATCATCCGCGACGCGGCGACCGGCGCGGAGGTTCGGCGCAGCACCCGGACGGTGAAGTACAACCCGCAGCCGAAGATCATCTGCCCGGGGCCACCACCCGCGGGCTGA
- a CDS encoding GroES family chaperonin, translating into MLHDRLLVELTPEEGERRSTGGIVIPATAQVAKRLAWGDVLGIGTNVRNIKVGDRVLFNPDDQLEVEIHGRGRLVMRERDVHAIASERIEHGTGLYL; encoded by the coding sequence ATGCTGCACGACCGGCTGCTGGTGGAACTCACCCCGGAAGAGGGCGAGCGACGCAGCACCGGTGGCATCGTCATCCCCGCGACCGCGCAGGTGGCCAAGCGGCTGGCGTGGGGAGATGTTCTCGGGATCGGCACCAACGTGCGGAACATCAAGGTCGGCGACCGGGTGCTGTTCAACCCCGACGACCAGCTGGAAGTAGAGATCCACGGTCGGGGGCGACTGGTGATGCGCGAACGGGACGTGCACGCCATCGCGAGTGAACGCATCGAGCACGGAACCGGTTTGTATCTGTAG
- a CDS encoding NHL domain-containing thioredoxin family protein, with product MRAAELVGRGWLNTGGKTLHLGDFRGKVLLLDFWTFCCVNCLHVLDELRPLEAEFADVLVTVGVHSPKFVHEADADALAAAVERYGVHHPVLDDPDLTTWQAFAVKAWPTLVVIDPDGYVVHVAAGEGHVEALRRVITEVVAEHEAKGTLHRGDGPYVPPVPADTDLRFPAKAIETGTGTLLVADTTHHRVVELDGDDIVRVFGTGERGRQDGDKATFSEPSGLTLLPAHVAEEVGYHVVVADTVNHLLRGINLDTDVVTTVAGTGDQWLAGETDGQATKIDLTSPWDVAWWEPAGGVVVAMAGNHTLGRFDPVAGEVSRFAGTTVEGLMDGAPTEAFFAQTSGFAATADRLWLADSETSALRWIDAEDFAVHTAVGKGLFAFGHRDGHADQALLQHPLGVAVLDDGTVAIADTYNGAVRRYDPATGQVSTLVTGIAEPSGIVVRGSELIVVASAAHRLERHTAAALHVDGEAHEVRRPPSDIAPGELELVVVFAPQNGQKLDDRYGPSTRLEVTSSPPELLVEGAGVGTDLTRRLVVAPDIPEGVLHVVAQAASCDDDGSEHAACHLTRQDWGVPVRVTAAGSSRLPLMLGGLDSSP from the coding sequence GTGCGCGCCGCCGAGCTTGTCGGGCGTGGCTGGCTCAACACCGGCGGCAAGACCCTGCACCTCGGCGACTTCCGCGGCAAGGTCCTCCTGCTCGACTTCTGGACCTTCTGCTGCGTCAACTGCCTGCACGTCCTCGACGAACTGCGTCCACTCGAAGCCGAGTTCGCCGACGTCCTGGTCACCGTCGGCGTGCACTCGCCGAAGTTCGTGCACGAGGCCGACGCCGACGCGCTCGCCGCGGCCGTCGAGCGGTACGGGGTGCACCACCCGGTGCTCGACGACCCCGACCTGACGACCTGGCAGGCCTTCGCCGTGAAGGCATGGCCGACTCTCGTGGTCATCGATCCCGACGGCTACGTCGTGCACGTCGCCGCGGGCGAGGGGCATGTCGAGGCGCTGCGGCGGGTCATCACCGAGGTCGTGGCCGAGCACGAGGCCAAGGGCACCCTGCACCGGGGCGACGGCCCGTACGTGCCGCCCGTGCCCGCCGACACCGACCTGCGCTTCCCCGCGAAGGCCATCGAGACCGGCACCGGCACGCTGCTCGTGGCCGACACCACCCACCACCGGGTCGTCGAGCTGGACGGTGACGACATCGTCCGGGTCTTCGGCACCGGTGAGCGCGGCCGCCAAGACGGCGACAAAGCCACCTTCTCCGAGCCCTCCGGCCTGACCCTGCTCCCGGCGCACGTCGCCGAGGAGGTCGGCTATCACGTCGTCGTCGCCGACACGGTCAACCACCTGCTGCGCGGCATCAACCTCGACACCGACGTGGTCACCACGGTCGCGGGCACCGGCGACCAGTGGCTGGCAGGCGAGACCGACGGACAGGCGACAAAGATCGACCTGACCAGCCCCTGGGACGTGGCCTGGTGGGAGCCCGCGGGCGGGGTCGTCGTCGCGATGGCGGGCAACCACACGCTCGGCCGGTTCGACCCGGTCGCGGGCGAGGTCTCCCGGTTCGCGGGCACGACGGTCGAGGGCCTGATGGACGGCGCGCCGACCGAGGCCTTCTTCGCCCAGACCTCCGGTTTCGCCGCCACCGCCGACCGCCTGTGGCTGGCCGACTCCGAGACGTCGGCCCTGCGCTGGATCGACGCGGAGGACTTCGCCGTGCACACAGCCGTCGGCAAGGGCCTGTTCGCCTTCGGCCACCGCGACGGCCACGCCGACCAGGCGCTGCTGCAGCACCCACTGGGTGTCGCGGTCCTCGACGACGGCACCGTCGCCATCGCCGACACCTACAACGGCGCCGTCCGCCGCTACGACCCGGCCACCGGCCAGGTCAGCACGCTGGTCACCGGCATCGCCGAACCCTCCGGCATCGTCGTGCGCGGCAGCGAGCTGATCGTCGTCGCCTCGGCCGCGCACCGGCTCGAACGGCACACCGCCGCCGCCCTGCACGTCGACGGCGAGGCGCACGAGGTGCGCAGGCCGCCGTCGGACATCGCACCGGGCGAGTTGGAGCTGGTCGTCGTTTTCGCACCGCAGAACGGGCAGAAACTCGACGACCGCTACGGCCCGTCGACCCGGCTGGAAGTGACCTCCTCCCCACCGGAACTGCTGGTCGAGGGCGCGGGCGTCGGCACCGACCTCACCCGTCGACTGGTCGTGGCGCCGGACATCCCCGAGGGCGTGCTGCACGTCGTGGCTCAGGCGGCCAGCTGTGACGACGACGGCTCCGAGCACGCCGCATGCCACCTGACCAGGCAGGACTGGGGTGTTCCAGTCCGGGTCACGGCCGCGGGCAGCAGCCGCCTACCCCTGATGCTGGGCGGGCTGGACTCCAGTCCATAG
- a CDS encoding type II toxin-antitoxin system Phd/YefM family antitoxin → MTEMPISAARDHLGELVSRVEHAHERAVLTRHGRPVAAVISIEDLRALERVEDEADLAATRAALSEQQPRVSHRDILSEFGVA, encoded by the coding sequence ATGACTGAGATGCCCATCAGCGCGGCCAGGGATCATCTGGGCGAGCTGGTTTCCCGGGTCGAGCACGCCCATGAACGGGCGGTGCTGACCAGGCACGGCAGGCCGGTCGCGGCGGTGATCTCCATCGAGGACCTTCGGGCGCTGGAGCGGGTCGAAGACGAGGCTGATCTCGCCGCTACCCGAGCGGCACTCTCAGAGCAGCAGCCACGTGTGTCGCATCGCGACATTCTCAGCGAGTTCGGCGTCGCCTGA
- a CDS encoding type II toxin-antitoxin system RelE family toxin encodes MAYEIEWTAAAVRELRKIDRPAGRRIALAVTALAEEPRPPGSRALAGQPPGVMRIRIGDYRVVYQVDDHRIIVTVVRVAHRREVYRTL; translated from the coding sequence GTGGCGTACGAGATCGAGTGGACCGCGGCGGCGGTCCGCGAACTTCGGAAAATTGATCGCCCGGCAGGCCGCCGGATCGCGCTGGCCGTCACGGCCCTAGCCGAGGAACCACGGCCGCCCGGATCACGAGCGCTCGCCGGGCAGCCTCCCGGCGTGATGCGGATCCGCATAGGCGACTATCGCGTCGTCTACCAGGTGGATGACCACAGAATCATCGTGACGGTCGTGCGGGTCGCCCACCGCCGCGAGGTGTACCGCACGCTTTGA
- a CDS encoding SRPBCC family protein, whose protein sequence is MNSPDARAQVDVEAPADQVFSLVSDLPGLARVSEEFARGTWLDGAAGPKVGARFRGTNRRGPRAWSTVSTVTDADPTRFAFDVKFLGLPVSRWQYDIEPTESGCRVTESTWDHRPGWLRPLTVIGTGVSDRRTHNQRNIERTLAKLKQAAES, encoded by the coding sequence ATGAACTCACCGGACGCCCGCGCCCAGGTCGATGTCGAAGCCCCCGCCGACCAGGTGTTCTCCCTGGTCAGCGACCTTCCAGGCCTGGCGCGGGTGTCCGAGGAGTTCGCCCGCGGCACCTGGCTCGACGGCGCCGCGGGACCGAAGGTCGGGGCCCGCTTCCGCGGCACGAACCGCCGCGGCCCCCGCGCCTGGTCGACCGTGTCCACCGTGACCGACGCCGACCCCACCCGCTTCGCCTTCGACGTGAAGTTCCTCGGCCTGCCGGTCTCGCGCTGGCAGTACGACATCGAGCCCACCGAGAGCGGCTGCCGGGTCACCGAGAGCACCTGGGACCACCGCCCGGGGTGGCTGCGCCCGCTCACCGTGATCGGCACCGGCGTCAGCGACCGCCGGACGCACAACCAGCGCAACATCGAGCGCACCCTGGCCAAGCTCAAGCAGGCCGCGGAATCCTGA